One Sulfurirhabdus autotrophica DNA window includes the following coding sequences:
- a CDS encoding WbqC family protein yields MISKIIERLKGDKVKLAIMQPYFFPYIGYFQLIAAVDLFIVYNNIQYTKKGWVNRNRLLQNGKDVIFSLPLKNDSHCLDVRERELAGGFNRERLLNQLKGAYQCAPYFAETFPLLEQIIQYDDVNLFHFLHHSILKTCEYLCITTEIVVSSDIAIDHSLKNQEKVLAMCAEVGASTYVNAIGGKEMYSREAFSKKGVDLKFIQSKSIEYEQFGEAFIPWLSILDVLMFNPRDVILNRMLTNYELI; encoded by the coding sequence GTGATTAGTAAAATCATAGAACGTTTGAAGGGAGATAAAGTGAAGTTGGCCATAATGCAACCATATTTCTTTCCATACATCGGCTATTTTCAGCTAATTGCGGCAGTTGATTTATTTATTGTTTACAACAATATTCAATATACCAAGAAAGGATGGGTTAATCGTAACCGATTGTTGCAGAATGGTAAAGATGTGATTTTTTCTCTTCCATTGAAAAATGATTCTCATTGTTTGGATGTGCGCGAACGGGAGTTGGCGGGAGGATTTAATCGGGAAAGATTGCTAAATCAATTGAAGGGGGCGTATCAATGTGCACCATATTTTGCTGAGACCTTTCCGCTTCTTGAGCAGATTATTCAGTACGATGATGTTAATTTATTTCATTTTCTACACCACTCCATCTTAAAAACTTGTGAATACTTGTGCATTACAACTGAAATTGTGGTTTCTTCTGATATTGCTATTGACCATAGTCTGAAAAATCAAGAAAAAGTGCTGGCCATGTGTGCCGAGGTTGGTGCGAGTACATATGTGAATGCTATCGGCGGCAAGGAGATGTATTCAAGGGAAGCATTTTCGAAGAAAGGTGTTGATTTGAAATTTATACAATCAAAATCGATAGAGTATGAGCAGTTTGGGGAAGCATTTATACCTTGGCTGTCGATTCTCGATGTGTTGATGTTTAATCCTCGCGATGTGATTCTCAACAGGATGTTGACTAATTACGAGTTGATTTGA
- a CDS encoding glycoside hydrolase family protein gives MFKWKKLGKVFTPQDVKGRCWLKEFAQAPATLVFEDFVRVYFSCRPQVDLNGQYVSYSAYVDLDRADLFKVRYVAEHPILNLGGLGEFDEFGTYPVSVVRNGDQVRVYYAGWTRCESVPFNVAIGMADSFDGGKTFTKLGNGPILSYSPDEPFILSGPKIRIFDNTWYLWYIAGRKWKMVSSRAEPVYKIRMASSKDGIHWNKINKDLIVSRIEEDEAQASPDVIYANGKYHMFFCYRYSSNYRGNENGYRIGYASSNNLIDWVRDDSKAGIDVSKNGWDAEMISYPHVFELDGLIYLAYLGNQVGKYGFGLAVLEGILE, from the coding sequence ATGTTCAAATGGAAAAAGTTAGGCAAAGTGTTCACGCCACAGGATGTTAAAGGTCGATGTTGGCTTAAGGAGTTCGCACAGGCTCCAGCTACCTTGGTGTTCGAAGATTTTGTGCGTGTTTACTTTTCCTGCCGCCCTCAGGTGGATTTGAATGGTCAATATGTAAGCTATTCTGCCTATGTCGATTTAGATCGTGCTGATTTGTTTAAGGTGCGGTATGTTGCGGAACATCCAATTCTTAACCTGGGTGGGTTGGGCGAGTTTGATGAGTTTGGCACCTATCCTGTATCAGTTGTTCGTAATGGCGACCAAGTTCGTGTTTATTACGCCGGTTGGACTAGGTGTGAATCTGTGCCTTTCAATGTGGCTATTGGTATGGCGGATAGCTTCGATGGAGGAAAAACTTTCACCAAGCTCGGTAATGGACCAATTTTGTCGTATTCTCCTGACGAGCCTTTTATTTTGAGCGGTCCAAAGATTCGGATCTTCGATAATACTTGGTACCTATGGTACATAGCTGGACGAAAATGGAAAATGGTGAGTTCGCGAGCTGAACCAGTGTATAAAATTCGCATGGCATCATCTAAAGACGGCATTCATTGGAATAAGATCAACAAAGACTTAATAGTGAGTCGTATTGAAGAAGATGAGGCGCAAGCCAGCCCGGATGTGATCTATGCCAACGGAAAGTACCACATGTTTTTCTGTTACCGTTACAGCAGTAATTATAGGGGAAATGAGAACGGTTATAGAATCGGATATGCTTCTAGCAACAATCTGATTGACTGGGTACGCGATGATTCGAAAGCTGGAATTGACGTATCTAAAAATGGTTGGGATGCCGAGATGATTAGCTATCCGCATGTATTTGAATTGGATGGGCTTATTTATTTAGCCTATCTGGGAAACCAGGTTGGCAAGTATGGATTTGGTCTGGCAGTGCTGGAAGGAATATTGGAGTAG
- a CDS encoding glycoside hydrolase family protein, with protein MKWKKLGKIFDPTQYTLPNDCEQFAQSPQALVFDDFVRIYFSTRAVDKSNGKYLSHIAFVDMQKNLHDVIKVSDKTVIPLGNLGCFDEHGIFPMNVMRHSEAVYGYTCGWNRRASVSVDTAIGLAISNDNGLTFQRVGNGPILTASLHEPCLVGDAFVKVVGNVFHMWYMFGTGWKRFSEDASPDRTYKIGHAVSTDGVNWVKEEARQLISNRLGEDESQALPTVIEIGSRYHMFFCYRFSTDFRTNMSRSYRIGHAYSDDLSNWIRDDESPSLDVTPGDWDSDMLCYPHVFECFGKVYLLYNGNEFGRYGFGLAVLER; from the coding sequence ATGAAGTGGAAAAAGCTCGGCAAGATTTTCGACCCTACGCAGTACACGCTGCCAAACGACTGTGAGCAATTCGCACAGTCGCCACAAGCACTGGTGTTTGATGATTTTGTGCGTATCTACTTTTCAACTCGCGCAGTTGATAAAAGTAATGGCAAATACCTCAGCCATATTGCATTTGTTGATATGCAAAAGAACCTGCATGATGTCATCAAGGTATCTGATAAAACTGTTATACCGCTAGGCAATCTGGGTTGTTTTGACGAACATGGGATTTTTCCAATGAATGTTATGCGTCATAGCGAAGCTGTGTATGGTTATACATGTGGTTGGAATAGACGTGCATCGGTTTCTGTAGATACGGCAATTGGTCTCGCGATAAGTAATGATAATGGGCTTACTTTTCAGCGTGTTGGCAATGGACCGATTTTGACGGCATCGTTGCATGAACCCTGTTTGGTTGGTGACGCTTTCGTGAAGGTAGTCGGGAACGTATTTCATATGTGGTATATGTTCGGAACTGGGTGGAAGCGGTTTTCGGAGGATGCTTCACCGGATCGTACCTACAAAATAGGTCACGCAGTTTCAACTGACGGCGTTAATTGGGTTAAAGAAGAAGCTCGACAGCTTATCAGTAACCGTCTGGGAGAAGATGAAAGTCAGGCGCTGCCTACGGTGATTGAAATTGGAAGTCGGTATCACATGTTCTTTTGTTATCGTTTTTCTACTGATTTCAGGACTAACATGAGTCGCAGTTATCGAATCGGTCACGCTTACTCGGATGATTTGTCAAACTGGATTCGGGACGACGAGTCCCCATCATTAGATGTCACTCCGGGCGACTGGGACTCTGATATGTTGTGTTACCCGCATGTGTTTGAATGCTTCGGCAAGGTGTACTTGCTCTATAACGGCAATGAATTTGGACGCTATGGTTTTGGATTGGCGGTATTGGAAAGATGA